GCAGAGGGGCATGGAGATTCCACGCAAGGAATGATCCGGGCGACGCGCCGCCGCCGAGTTGACGAAAGGCGGGCCGGGAGGCTACGGGTAGGCGGAAATCGGATGAAGCAAAGTGGGTGCGGCGTTCTTCCCGCACCCACTTGGCCTCGCGGAATCGTCGGTCCAAACGGGTGGAAAACGTGTCGGGAAGACTTGTCGTTATCGGTGGCGGCCAGGCGGCCTTTGCTCTCGTTGCCAAGCTTCGCGCTTTGCAGGACACCCGCCCGATCACCGTCATCGCCGCCGAATCGAGTCTTCCGTATCAGCGCCCGCCTCTCTCCAAGAAATACCTCTTGCGGGAAATGACGCTCGATCGCCTGCTCTATCGGCCGGAGGCCTGGTATGCGGAGCACGGGATCGACATCCGCCTTTCGACCAGCGTCACGCGGGTGGACCGCCGCGCAAGCGAGGTCACGCTCAGCGACGGCTCGCGGCTTGCCTACGAGACATTGGCTTTTGCGACCGGCGCGACGCCGCGTCGCCTGCCGGCGTCAATTGGCGGCGATCTGGCGGGCGTCTATGTGGTGCGCGACTTCAGGGATGCCGACCGGCTTGCCGAAGAGATGAAGCCTGGACGGCGTGCGCTGGTGATCGGCGGCGGTTATATCGGCCTGGAGGCGGCGGCGGTGGCCCGCACCTGCGGGCTCGAGGTCACGGTGATCGAGATGGCCGACCGCATCCTGCAGCGCGTGGCTTCCGCCGCGACCTCGGCGATCGTCCGGGAGATCCACCGCTCGCATGGGGTCGATATCCGTGAACGCATGGGCCTTCACCGGCTGATCGGCGATAACGGGCCGGTGACGGCGGCTGAACTTTCCGACGGCTCGGTCATTCCGGTCGACGTGGTGATCGTCGGCATTGGCGTGGGGGCGAATGATGCCCTGGCGCATGATGCAGGTCTCGAAACCGCCAACGGCATCCTCGTCGACGGCCACGGCCGGACATCCGATCCGGCGATCTTTGCGATTGGCGATTGCGCCGTCTTGCCCTGGCAGGGCATGCGCATCCGTCTCGAATCGGTCCAGAACGCCGTGGACCAGGCGGAAGCGGTCGCGGCCATCCTCGCCGGCGGCACCGCTCCCTATGATCCGAAGCCCTGGTTCTGGTCGGACCAGTATGACGTCAAGCTGCAGATTGCCGGCTTCGGGCTTGGCCATGACGAAACCCTGGTCCGTCCGGGCCAGCGCGAGGGCAGCGTGTCGGTCTGGTAT
This DNA window, taken from Sinorhizobium fredii NGR234, encodes the following:
- a CDS encoding NAD(P)/FAD-dependent oxidoreductase; the encoded protein is MSGRLVVIGGGQAAFALVAKLRALQDTRPITVIAAESSLPYQRPPLSKKYLLREMTLDRLLYRPEAWYAEHGIDIRLSTSVTRVDRRASEVTLSDGSRLAYETLAFATGATPRRLPASIGGDLAGVYVVRDFRDADRLAEEMKPGRRALVIGGGYIGLEAAAVARTCGLEVTVIEMADRILQRVASAATSAIVREIHRSHGVDIRERMGLHRLIGDNGPVTAAELSDGSVIPVDVVIVGIGVGANDALAHDAGLETANGILVDGHGRTSDPAIFAIGDCAVLPWQGMRIRLESVQNAVDQAEAVAAILAGGTAPYDPKPWFWSDQYDVKLQIAGFGLGHDETLVRPGQREGSVSVWYFRQGKLIAVDAINDAKAYVTGKKLLEAGVTPDPALLADPQVDLKSLLA